GAATGAGCTGCAGTATGATGCCGACCGCATCGAGGCTTACATGCAGCGAATGTATTCCAATCCCGCTCTGATGGATGATGCTCGCAGCTTTTTAAGCAGCAGCGCTGAGGGATACTTAACCCGCAGGCTGCAGAACAGCCAATTCTCGCAGCCGCTGGTTTCTTTTCCGGAGGATGTGAAGACCTATCTGTACAGCTGGGCGCAGGGCGAAATCACGCAGATAAGCACGCATACCGATAAGCATGGCAATGTCGTCCGTTTTAATGATAACGGAATTGCAAGCTTTACCTTCGGGCTTCCGAATACAGATGAAACTTTTCGCGATACCCTGATGAAGGGGTTCGTATATCGCAAGAAACTGTCGGATCCAACGTCAGGTTCCCAGGAATTCGGTGAGCTGCGCTTCTTGGTCAGCAGTGAACAGATCTTTAAATCCGTTCAAAGCTTCCGATTGGGTAATGCTGCTGCAGTCAGCCCTTCCGGTGAAATATATCTGATCGGGAACGAACAGGACCGGGATCTGGAGGAGTTATCCCGACTAGCCGCGGCGAAAGGACGCAGTCACGGCATTATTTCTAAAGGTGTTTTGAAGCATATCTTTTTTGTCTCCTTTCCATCCACCAAGTTTAATTTCAAATTCGTCAGCATCATCGATTTATCCATGCTCATCCGTCAGCATGCCGGGATGCTGATCACCATCTTTATGATCATATTGACGGCCATGGTCAGCGTGCTTCTGCTCATTGCATACAATATGCGGGATGATGCCCTCTTCCTGCGCCGCATCATTCAATCGATTGGACGTGTGAAGATGGCCAACTTCACGCCTAACCGCCCTGCCCGTTACCGTCGAAATGAATACGGCATGATCGCCCGGGAATTGGACGATATGATTCAGCAGCTGGATAAGCATATCCGCAATGAATATCTGTTAAAGATCAAACAGCAGGAAACTGAAATGAAAGCGCTTCAACATCAAATCAATCCTCATTTTTTATACAATACATTGGAGGTGATCCGCTCCACTGCTCTTGTCAATCAGGACAGGGACACCGCTGATGCCATTGCAACGCTGGGGACGCTCTATCGTGAAATCGTCAAAAAGGAAAATATCATTTCGATTGCGAGCGAACTGGAATTGCTGCAGAAGTACTTGGAGATTATGGAGTTTAAGTATCCCGAGCGTTTTTATTATCAAGTGAATGTAGAGCCGGCGCTGCTGCACATCCCTACCGTGAAATTTTGGATGCAGCCTTTGGCTGAGAATTTTTTCATCCATGGCTTTAACGCGAATCATGAGTTTAATTTGTATGTCGTTAACGGCTATGAAGCCGAAGATGGTTACGTACTGGAATTTGTGGACAATGGGCGCGGTATTTCTCCGGAGCGTTTACGTAACGTCCGAAGCACAATGTCTAATCTTGATGAACCTTCTTCCCATAGTATCGGGCTGCGCAACGTATATACGCGCCTTCACTTTTTCTACGGGAGCGGCTTTTCGA
This Paenibacillus sp. JZ16 DNA region includes the following protein-coding sequences:
- a CDS encoding sensor histidine kinase, with protein sequence MQIKIYRHKFIAYVIFVVAIGLTLGTLTCAMLLNQWVGNARIEAANAFSRVENELQYDADRIEAYMQRMYSNPALMDDARSFLSSSAEGYLTRRLQNSQFSQPLVSFPEDVKTYLYSWAQGEITQISTHTDKHGNVVRFNDNGIASFTFGLPNTDETFRDTLMKGFVYRKKLSDPTSGSQEFGELRFLVSSEQIFKSVQSFRLGNAAAVSPSGEIYLIGNEQDRDLEELSRLAAAKGRSHGIISKGVLKHIFFVSFPSTKFNFKFVSIIDLSMLIRQHAGMLITIFMIILTAMVSVLLLIAYNMRDDALFLRRIIQSIGRVKMANFTPNRPARYRRNEYGMIARELDDMIQQLDKHIRNEYLLKIKQQETEMKALQHQINPHFLYNTLEVIRSTALVNQDRDTADAIATLGTLYREIVKKENIISIASELELLQKYLEIMEFKYPERFYYQVNVEPALLHIPTVKFWMQPLAENFFIHGFNANHEFNLYVVNGYEAEDGYVLEFVDNGRGISPERLRNVRSTMSNLDEPSSHSIGLRNVYTRLHFFYGSGFSIEIANNEEAGVSISVRISKEVIEHVQTDDCG